The following are encoded together in the Coregonus clupeaformis isolate EN_2021a chromosome 24, ASM2061545v1, whole genome shotgun sequence genome:
- the LOC121538471 gene encoding protein kinase C and casein kinase substrate in neurons protein 1-like isoform X3 — MSGSYDESAAAADDAMDSFWEVGNYKRAVKRIDDGHRLCNDLMGCLQERAKIEKAYGDQLTAWSKRWRQLVEKGPQYGTVERAWLGVMTEAEKVSELHQEVKNGLLNEDLEKVKNWQKEAYHKQMIGGFKEAKEADEGFKKAQKPWAKKLKEMETAKKTYHMACKEEKLAATREADGKTQASVTTDQQKKLHEKTDKCKHDVQKAKEKYEKSLSELSAVTPPYQESMEQVFDQCQQHEVKRLTFLKEILLDIKRHLNLTENQSYGTVYRELERTILGANTQEDLQWFSNHHGPGMHMNWPMFEDYLQQHGTKVQEYNPDATAAVVKREKVQKPAGAPPTPSTDHVAPPGDRGSVSSYEKNQAYSTEWSDDDAPAAYSGGETNGGGNGNSFEEDSGSAGKGGAGTGTTSGVRVRALYDYDGQEQDELTFKAGDELTKTEDEDDQGWCRGRLDTGREGLYPANYVEEI, encoded by the exons ATGTCGGGGTCCTACGATgaatctgctgctgctgctgacgaCGCTATGGACAGCTTTTGGGAG GTGGGGAACTACAAGCGTGCCGTCAAGAGGATTGACGACGGCCACCGGCTCTGCAATGACCTCATGGGCTGCCTTCAGGAACGTGCCAAGATTGAGAAGGCCTATGGTGACCAGCTGACCGCCTGGTCCAAGAGATGGAGACAGCTGGTCGAGAAAG GACCCCAGTATGGCACTGTGGAGAGGGCGTGGCTGGGTGTGATGACCGAGGCTGAGAAGGTGAGTGAGCTGCACCAGGAGGTGAAGAACGGCCTGCTCAACGAAGACCTGGAGAAGGTGAAGAACTGGCAGAAGGAGGCCTACCACAAGCAGATGATCGGAGGCTTCAAGGAGGCCAAAGAGGCCGACGAGGGCTTCAAGAAGGCCCAGAAACCATGGGCCAAGAAGCTCAAAGAG ATGGAGACTGCAAAGAAAACATACCACATGGCGTGTAAGGAGGAGAAACTGGCCGCCACCCGAGAGGCAGATGGGAAGACACAAGCCTCCGTCACAACAGACCAGCAGAAGAAACTCCACGAGAAAACAGACAAGTGCAAACACGACGTGCAGAAG GCTAAGGAGAAGTATGAGAAGTCTCTGTCTGAGCTGAGTGCTGTCACGCCCCCATACCAGGAGAGCATGGAGCAGGTGTTTGACCAGTGCCAGCAGCACGAGGTCAAAAGGCTCACCTTCCTCAAGGAGATCCTGCTGGACATCAAACGTCACCTCAATCTCACTGAGAACCAAAG CTATGGCACGGTATACAGAGAACTGGAGCGCACCATCCTGGGTGCCAACACACAGGAGGACCTGCAGTGGTTCAGCAACCACCATGGCCCAGGCATGCATATGAACTGGCCAATGTTTGAG GATTATTTACAACAACATGGAACAAAGGTTCag GAGTACAACCCAGATGCCACTGCTGCTGTTGTTAAGAGGGAGAAGGTGCAGAAGCCGGCTGGGGCCCCACCGACCCCCAGCACTGACCATGTGGCTCCACCTGGAGACCGTGGCAG TGTGAGCAGCTATGAAAAGAACCAGGCCTACTCCACTGAGTGGTCCGATGACGATGCGCCTGCAGCCTACTCAGGCGGTGAGACCAACGGGGGTGGAAATGGAAACTCCTTCGAGGAAGACTCTGGCAGCGCAGGGAAAGGGGGTGCTGGGACCGGGACCACGTCCGGGGTCCGAGTGCGTGCTCTGTATGATTATGACGGACAGGAACAAGATGAGCTCACCTTCAAAGCTG
- the LOC121538471 gene encoding protein kinase C and casein kinase substrate in neurons protein 1-like isoform X1, translating to MSGSYDESAAAADDAMDSFWEVGNYKRAVKRIDDGHRLCNDLMGCLQERAKIEKAYGDQLTAWSKRWRQLVEKGPQYGTVERAWLGVMTEAEKVSELHQEVKNGLLNEDLEKVKNWQKEAYHKQMIGGFKEAKEADEGFKKAQKPWAKKLKEMETAKKTYHMACKEEKLAATREADGKTQASVTTDQQKKLHEKTDKCKHDVQKAKEKYEKSLSELSAVTPPYQESMEQVFDQCQQHEVKRLTFLKEILLDIKRHLNLTENQSYGTVYRELERTILGANTQEDLQWFSNHHGPGMHMNWPMFEDYLQQHGTKVQEYNPDATAAVVKREKVQKPAGAPPTPSTDHVAPPGDRGSISADHVAPPGDRGSVSSYEKNQAYSTEWSDDDAPAAYSGGETNGGGNGNSFEEDSGSAGKGGAGTGTTSGVRVRALYDYDGQEQDELTFKAGDELTKTEDEDDQGWCRGRLDTGREGLYPANYVEEI from the exons ATGTCGGGGTCCTACGATgaatctgctgctgctgctgacgaCGCTATGGACAGCTTTTGGGAG GTGGGGAACTACAAGCGTGCCGTCAAGAGGATTGACGACGGCCACCGGCTCTGCAATGACCTCATGGGCTGCCTTCAGGAACGTGCCAAGATTGAGAAGGCCTATGGTGACCAGCTGACCGCCTGGTCCAAGAGATGGAGACAGCTGGTCGAGAAAG GACCCCAGTATGGCACTGTGGAGAGGGCGTGGCTGGGTGTGATGACCGAGGCTGAGAAGGTGAGTGAGCTGCACCAGGAGGTGAAGAACGGCCTGCTCAACGAAGACCTGGAGAAGGTGAAGAACTGGCAGAAGGAGGCCTACCACAAGCAGATGATCGGAGGCTTCAAGGAGGCCAAAGAGGCCGACGAGGGCTTCAAGAAGGCCCAGAAACCATGGGCCAAGAAGCTCAAAGAG ATGGAGACTGCAAAGAAAACATACCACATGGCGTGTAAGGAGGAGAAACTGGCCGCCACCCGAGAGGCAGATGGGAAGACACAAGCCTCCGTCACAACAGACCAGCAGAAGAAACTCCACGAGAAAACAGACAAGTGCAAACACGACGTGCAGAAG GCTAAGGAGAAGTATGAGAAGTCTCTGTCTGAGCTGAGTGCTGTCACGCCCCCATACCAGGAGAGCATGGAGCAGGTGTTTGACCAGTGCCAGCAGCACGAGGTCAAAAGGCTCACCTTCCTCAAGGAGATCCTGCTGGACATCAAACGTCACCTCAATCTCACTGAGAACCAAAG CTATGGCACGGTATACAGAGAACTGGAGCGCACCATCCTGGGTGCCAACACACAGGAGGACCTGCAGTGGTTCAGCAACCACCATGGCCCAGGCATGCATATGAACTGGCCAATGTTTGAG GATTATTTACAACAACATGGAACAAAGGTTCag GAGTACAACCCAGATGCCACTGCTGCTGTTGTTAAGAGGGAGAAGGTGCAGAAGCCGGCTGGGGCCCCACCGACCCCCAGCACTGACCATGTGGCTCCACCTGGAGACCGTGGCAG CATCAGCGCTGATCATGTGGCACCACCTGGTGACCGTGGCAG TGTGAGCAGCTATGAAAAGAACCAGGCCTACTCCACTGAGTGGTCCGATGACGATGCGCCTGCAGCCTACTCAGGCGGTGAGACCAACGGGGGTGGAAATGGAAACTCCTTCGAGGAAGACTCTGGCAGCGCAGGGAAAGGGGGTGCTGGGACCGGGACCACGTCCGGGGTCCGAGTGCGTGCTCTGTATGATTATGACGGACAGGAACAAGATGAGCTCACCTTCAAAGCTG
- the LOC121538471 gene encoding protein kinase C and casein kinase substrate in neurons protein 1-like isoform X4, translated as MSGSYDESAAAADDAMDSFWEVGNYKRAVKRIDDGHRLCNDLMGCLQERAKIEKAYGDQLTAWSKRWRQLVEKGPQYGTVERAWLGVMTEAEKVSELHQEVKNGLLNEDLEKVKNWQKEAYHKQMIGGFKEAKEADEGFKKAQKPWAKKLKEMETAKKTYHMACKEEKLAATREADGKTQASVTTDQQKKLHEKTDKCKHDVQKAKEKYEKSLSELSAVTPPYQESMEQVFDQCQQHEVKRLTFLKEILLDIKRHLNLTENQSYGTVYRELERTILGANTQEDLQWFSNHHGPGMHMNWPMFEEYNPDATAAVVKREKVQKPAGAPPTPSTDHVAPPGDRGSVSSYEKNQAYSTEWSDDDAPAAYSGGETNGGGNGNSFEEDSGSAGKGGAGTGTTSGVRVRALYDYDGQEQDELTFKAGDELTKTEDEDDQGWCRGRLDTGREGLYPANYVEEI; from the exons ATGTCGGGGTCCTACGATgaatctgctgctgctgctgacgaCGCTATGGACAGCTTTTGGGAG GTGGGGAACTACAAGCGTGCCGTCAAGAGGATTGACGACGGCCACCGGCTCTGCAATGACCTCATGGGCTGCCTTCAGGAACGTGCCAAGATTGAGAAGGCCTATGGTGACCAGCTGACCGCCTGGTCCAAGAGATGGAGACAGCTGGTCGAGAAAG GACCCCAGTATGGCACTGTGGAGAGGGCGTGGCTGGGTGTGATGACCGAGGCTGAGAAGGTGAGTGAGCTGCACCAGGAGGTGAAGAACGGCCTGCTCAACGAAGACCTGGAGAAGGTGAAGAACTGGCAGAAGGAGGCCTACCACAAGCAGATGATCGGAGGCTTCAAGGAGGCCAAAGAGGCCGACGAGGGCTTCAAGAAGGCCCAGAAACCATGGGCCAAGAAGCTCAAAGAG ATGGAGACTGCAAAGAAAACATACCACATGGCGTGTAAGGAGGAGAAACTGGCCGCCACCCGAGAGGCAGATGGGAAGACACAAGCCTCCGTCACAACAGACCAGCAGAAGAAACTCCACGAGAAAACAGACAAGTGCAAACACGACGTGCAGAAG GCTAAGGAGAAGTATGAGAAGTCTCTGTCTGAGCTGAGTGCTGTCACGCCCCCATACCAGGAGAGCATGGAGCAGGTGTTTGACCAGTGCCAGCAGCACGAGGTCAAAAGGCTCACCTTCCTCAAGGAGATCCTGCTGGACATCAAACGTCACCTCAATCTCACTGAGAACCAAAG CTATGGCACGGTATACAGAGAACTGGAGCGCACCATCCTGGGTGCCAACACACAGGAGGACCTGCAGTGGTTCAGCAACCACCATGGCCCAGGCATGCATATGAACTGGCCAATGTTTGAG GAGTACAACCCAGATGCCACTGCTGCTGTTGTTAAGAGGGAGAAGGTGCAGAAGCCGGCTGGGGCCCCACCGACCCCCAGCACTGACCATGTGGCTCCACCTGGAGACCGTGGCAG TGTGAGCAGCTATGAAAAGAACCAGGCCTACTCCACTGAGTGGTCCGATGACGATGCGCCTGCAGCCTACTCAGGCGGTGAGACCAACGGGGGTGGAAATGGAAACTCCTTCGAGGAAGACTCTGGCAGCGCAGGGAAAGGGGGTGCTGGGACCGGGACCACGTCCGGGGTCCGAGTGCGTGCTCTGTATGATTATGACGGACAGGAACAAGATGAGCTCACCTTCAAAGCTG
- the LOC121538471 gene encoding protein kinase C and casein kinase substrate in neurons protein 1-like isoform X2 — MSGSYDESAAAADDAMDSFWEVGNYKRAVKRIDDGHRLCNDLMGCLQERAKIEKAYGDQLTAWSKRWRQLVEKGPQYGTVERAWLGVMTEAEKVSELHQEVKNGLLNEDLEKVKNWQKEAYHKQMIGGFKEAKEADEGFKKAQKPWAKKLKEMETAKKTYHMACKEEKLAATREADGKTQASVTTDQQKKLHEKTDKCKHDVQKAKEKYEKSLSELSAVTPPYQESMEQVFDQCQQHEVKRLTFLKEILLDIKRHLNLTENQSYGTVYRELERTILGANTQEDLQWFSNHHGPGMHMNWPMFEEYNPDATAAVVKREKVQKPAGAPPTPSTDHVAPPGDRGSISADHVAPPGDRGSVSSYEKNQAYSTEWSDDDAPAAYSGGETNGGGNGNSFEEDSGSAGKGGAGTGTTSGVRVRALYDYDGQEQDELTFKAGDELTKTEDEDDQGWCRGRLDTGREGLYPANYVEEI, encoded by the exons ATGTCGGGGTCCTACGATgaatctgctgctgctgctgacgaCGCTATGGACAGCTTTTGGGAG GTGGGGAACTACAAGCGTGCCGTCAAGAGGATTGACGACGGCCACCGGCTCTGCAATGACCTCATGGGCTGCCTTCAGGAACGTGCCAAGATTGAGAAGGCCTATGGTGACCAGCTGACCGCCTGGTCCAAGAGATGGAGACAGCTGGTCGAGAAAG GACCCCAGTATGGCACTGTGGAGAGGGCGTGGCTGGGTGTGATGACCGAGGCTGAGAAGGTGAGTGAGCTGCACCAGGAGGTGAAGAACGGCCTGCTCAACGAAGACCTGGAGAAGGTGAAGAACTGGCAGAAGGAGGCCTACCACAAGCAGATGATCGGAGGCTTCAAGGAGGCCAAAGAGGCCGACGAGGGCTTCAAGAAGGCCCAGAAACCATGGGCCAAGAAGCTCAAAGAG ATGGAGACTGCAAAGAAAACATACCACATGGCGTGTAAGGAGGAGAAACTGGCCGCCACCCGAGAGGCAGATGGGAAGACACAAGCCTCCGTCACAACAGACCAGCAGAAGAAACTCCACGAGAAAACAGACAAGTGCAAACACGACGTGCAGAAG GCTAAGGAGAAGTATGAGAAGTCTCTGTCTGAGCTGAGTGCTGTCACGCCCCCATACCAGGAGAGCATGGAGCAGGTGTTTGACCAGTGCCAGCAGCACGAGGTCAAAAGGCTCACCTTCCTCAAGGAGATCCTGCTGGACATCAAACGTCACCTCAATCTCACTGAGAACCAAAG CTATGGCACGGTATACAGAGAACTGGAGCGCACCATCCTGGGTGCCAACACACAGGAGGACCTGCAGTGGTTCAGCAACCACCATGGCCCAGGCATGCATATGAACTGGCCAATGTTTGAG GAGTACAACCCAGATGCCACTGCTGCTGTTGTTAAGAGGGAGAAGGTGCAGAAGCCGGCTGGGGCCCCACCGACCCCCAGCACTGACCATGTGGCTCCACCTGGAGACCGTGGCAG CATCAGCGCTGATCATGTGGCACCACCTGGTGACCGTGGCAG TGTGAGCAGCTATGAAAAGAACCAGGCCTACTCCACTGAGTGGTCCGATGACGATGCGCCTGCAGCCTACTCAGGCGGTGAGACCAACGGGGGTGGAAATGGAAACTCCTTCGAGGAAGACTCTGGCAGCGCAGGGAAAGGGGGTGCTGGGACCGGGACCACGTCCGGGGTCCGAGTGCGTGCTCTGTATGATTATGACGGACAGGAACAAGATGAGCTCACCTTCAAAGCTG